A region of Thermothielavioides terrestris NRRL 8126 chromosome 6, complete sequence DNA encodes the following proteins:
- a CDS encoding glycoside hydrolase family 13 protein (CAZy_ID 269882): MDPIAVNSSNTLVGGGKVAGDDIPKDGTGVLKLDPWLSPFQDSLKRRYAKAQEWIKRLNETEGGLDKFSKGTDIFGLRVKGDGTIVYREWAPNAVRASLIGDFNKWDRKAHPMKKNEFGVFEITIPPAADGKPAIPHNSKIKISLELPTAEWVDRLPAWIKYATQDLSISPAYDARFWNPPAESRYSFKHERPKKPASLRIYEAHVGISSPELRVTTYKEFTKNMLPRIKNLGYNAIQLMAIMEHAYYASFGYQVNNFFAASSRYGEPEDLKELVDVAHSLGLVVLLDVVHSHASKNVLDGLNQFDGTDHQYFHEGGRGRHELWDSRLFNYGHHEVLRFLLSNLRFWMDEYRFDGFRFDGVTSMLYLHHGIGTGFSGSYHEYFGPSVDEDAVVYLMLANEMLHTLYPEVITVAEDVSGMPALCLPLSLGGVGFDYRLAMAIPDMWIKILKEKKDEDWDIGNICWTLTNRRHGEKTIAYAESHDQALVGDKTLMMHLCDAELYTNMSVLGPLTPVIDRGMALHKMIRLLTHGLAGEGWLNFEGNEFGHPEWLDFPREGNQNSFWYARRQLNLTEDHLLRYQFLNNFDRSMNLCEDKYGWLHAPQAYISLKHEADKVIVFERAGVVFVFNFHPTQSFTDYRIGIEAPGTYRIVLDTDAKEHGGFCRLDQSTRFFTQPLEWNGRKNCTHVYIPCRTALVLAPESTISQK; encoded by the exons ATGGATCCCATTGCGGTGAACTCGTCAAACACGCTGGTGGGCGGGGGAAAAGTGGCCGGAGACGATATCCCCAAGGATGGCACCG GAGTCTTGAAGCTTGACCCTTGGCTCTCGCCTTTCCAGGACTCGCTGAAGCGACGCTACGCCAAGGCTCAGGAATGGATCAAGCGGCTTAACGAGACCGAAGGCGGCCTGGACAAGTTCAGCAAG GGGACGGATATCTTCGGCCTGCGAGTGAAAGGCGACGGTACCATTGTGTACAGGGAATGGGCGCCTAATGCTGTCCGAGCTTCTCTGATCGGCGACTTCA ACAAGTGGGATAGGAAAGCCCATCCTATGAAGAAGAATGAGTTCGGTGTCTTCGAGATTACAatcccgcccgccgctgacGGCAAGCCCGCGATACCGCACAACTCCAAAATCAAG ATATCCCTCGAGCTCCCAACGGCAGAATGGGTCGACAGGCTGCCCGCTTGGATCAAGTACGCCACGCAGGACCTCTCCATCTCGCCTGCGTACGATGCCCGCTTCTGGAACCCCCCCGCGGAATCCAGGTACTCCTTCAAGCACGAGCGGCCCAAGAAGCCCGCCAGCCTGCGCATCTACGAGGCCCACGTCGGCATCTCGTCGCCCGAGCTGCGTGTCACCACCTACAAGGAGTTCACCAAGAACATGCTTCCACGCATTAAGAACCTGGGTTACAACGCCATCCAGCTCATGGCCATCATGGAACACGCCTACTACGCCAGCTTCGGCTACCAGGTCAACAACTTCttcgccgccagcagccggtACGGCGAGCCCGAGGACCTGAAGGAGCTAGTCGATGTGGCGCACAGCCTGGGCTTGGTGGTGCTACTCGACGTCGTGCACAGCCATGCGTCCAAGAACGTGCTGGACGGGCTGAACCAGTTCGATGGCACAGACCATCAGTACTTCCAcgagggcggccggggccggcaCGAGCTCTGGGACAGCAGGCTCTTCAACTATGGCCACCACGAGGTCCTGCGCTTCCTGCTCAGCAACCTGCGCTTCTGGATGGACGAGTACCGCTTTGACGGCTTCCGGTTCGACGGCGTGACTAGCATGCTCTATCTGCATCACGGCATCGGAAC CGGCTTCTCTGGCAGCTACCACGAGTACTTCGGGCCCAGCGTTGACGAAGATGCCGTCGTCTATCTCATGCTGGCCAACGAGATGCTCCATACGCTGTATCCGGAGGTCATCACCGTTGCCGAGGACGTGTCGGGCATGCCAGCACTATGCCTGCCGCTCTCTCTGGGAGGCGTTGGGTTTGACTATAGGCTTGCCATGGCCATCCCGGACATGTGGATCAAGATCctcaaggagaagaaggatgAGGACTGGGACATTGGCAACATTTGCTGGACTCTGACAAACCGCCGCCACGGGGAGAAGACGATTGCCTATGCCGAGAGCCACGACCAGGC CCTGGTTGGAGACAAGACGCTCATGATGCACCTCTGCGACGCCGAGCTGTACACCAACATGTCGGTCCTCGGGCCGCTCACTCCGGTTATCGACCGGGGCATGGCGCTGCACAAGATGATCCGGCTGCTGACGcacggcctggccggcgaaGGCTGGCTCAACTTCGAGGGCAACGAGTTCGGGCACCCAGAGTGGCTCGACTTCCCGCGCGAGGGCAACCAGAACTCGTTCTGGTacgcgcggcggcagctgaACCTGACCGAGGACCACCTGCTGCGGTACCAGTTCCTCAACAACTTCGACCGCTCCATGAACCTCTGCGAGGACAAGTACGGCTGGCTGCACGCGCCGCAGGCCTACATCTCGCTCAAGCACGAGGCCGACAAGGTCATCGTcttcgagcgcgccggcgtcgtaTTCGTCTTCAACTTCCACCCGACCCAGAGCTTCACCGACTACCGCATCGGCATCGAGGCCCCCGGCACCTACCGCATCGTGCTCGACACGGATGCCAAGGAGCACGGCGGCTTCTGCCGCCTCGACCAGAGCACCCGCTTCTTCACGCAGCCGCTCGAGTGGAACGGCAGGAAGAATTGCACCCATGTTTACATTCCGTGCAGGACTGCTCTG GTTCTGGCGCCCGAGTCGACAATATCCCAGAAGTAA